AAGACGTTCGCCGATACCACCTTCACGCCGCCGGAACTGATCCGCAACTTCTGCATCATCGCCCACATCGACCACGGCAAGTCGACGCTGGCGGACCGCATGCTGCAGCTCACCGGCGTCGTCGAGGAACGGGCGATGCGCGCGCAGTACCTCGACCGGATGGACATCGAGCGTGAGCGCGGCATCACGATCAAAGCCCAGAACGTCCGCCTGCCCTGGCAGGTCGACGGTCAGAACCACGTGCTGCACATGATCGACACGCCCGGCCACGTGGACTTCACCTACGAGGTCTCGCGCGCCCTGGAGGCGTGTGAAGGCGCGGTGCTGCTGGTCGACGCCGCGCAGGGCATCGAGGCGCAGACGCTGGCCAACCTCTACCTGGCGCTGGAGAACAACCTCCAGATCATCCCGGTCCTCAACAAGATCGACCTGCCCTCGGCCGACCCGGACAAGTACGCGGCCGAGCTCGCGCACATCATCGGCTGCGAGCCCACCGACGTGCTGCGGGTCTCAGCGAAGACGGGCGTCGGCGTCGGCGCGCTGCTCGACGAGGTCGTGCGCCAGGTCCCGGCGCCGGTCGGCGACGCGGACGCCCCGGCGCGGGCGATGATCTTCGACTCGGTCTACGACACCTACCGCGGCGTCGTCACCTACATCCGCGTGGTCGACGGCAAGATCACCCCGCGCGAGAAGATCCGCATGATGTCCACCGGCGCGACCCACGAGCTGCTCGAGGTCGGCATCATCTCGCCGGAGCCCAAGCCCAGCAAGGGCCTCGGCGTCGGCGAGGTGGGCTACCTGATCACCGGGGTGAAGGACGTCCGTCAGTCGAAGGTCGGTGACACCGTCACGTCCGAGCGGCACGGCGCCACCGAGCCGCTGGCCGGCTACCGCGAGCCGAAGCCGATGGTCTATTCGGGCCTGTACCCGGTCGACGGCTCCGACTACCCGGAGCTTCGTGAGGCGCTGGAGAAGCTGCAGCTCAACGACGCGGCGCTCGCCTACGAGCCGGAGACGTCCGTCGCGCTGGGCTTCGGCTTCCGTTGCGGCTTCCTCGGCCTGCTGCACCTGGAGATCACGCGCGACCGCCTGGAGCGCGAGTTCGGCCTCGACCTGATCTCCACCGCGCCCAACGTGGTCTACCGCGTGGTGCTGGAGGACCGCAGCGAGGTCGTGGTCACCAATCCGTCCGACTGGCCGACCGGGCTCAAGATCTCCGAGGTCCACGAGCCGGTGTCGAAGGTGAGCATCCTCGCGCCGAGCGAGTTCGTCGGCACGATCATGGAGCTGTGCCAGAGCAAGCGCGGTGTCCTGCTCGGCATGGACTACCTGTCCGAGGACCGCGTCGAGCTGCGCTACAACATCCCGCTCGCGGAGATCATCTTCGACTTCTTCGACACGCTGAAGTCGCGCACGCGCGGGTATGCCTCGCTCGACTACGAAGAGGCGGGCGACCAGGTTGCCGAGCTCGTGAAGGTCGACATCCTGCTGCAGGGCGAGACCGTGGACGCGTTCTCGGCGATCGTGCACAAGGACGCCGCCTACGGCTACGGCAACCGGATGGCCACGCGGCTGCGCGAGCTGATCCCGCGCCAGCAGTTCGAGGTACCGATCCAGGCGGCGATCGGCTCGCGCATCATCGCGCGCGAGACGATCCGCGCGATCCGCAAGGACGTGCTCGCCAAGTGCTACGGCGGTGACATCTCGCGTAAGCGCAAGCTGCTCGAGAAGCAGAAGGAAGGCAAGAAGCGCATGAAGACCGTCGGCCGGGTCGAGGTCCCGCAGGAGGCCTTCGTCGCGGCTCTGTCCACTGAGGACAGCGGCAAGGCCAAGAAGTAGCCGGCCGGCGAGCCCGCGCCGGACAGCACGGGCTCGCCGTCGGGTTTCAGCGGTTGCCGATGATCTTCTCGGCCGCCACGAACACCGCGACGCGGCGCTCCTCGGCCATCACGCGGTCGTACTCGGCCCAGTCGTCGTGGGTTCCGGTGGCGGCCTTGAAGACGTCGCGCAGCAACGTCGGCAGGCCGGCCGGGTCGAAGGCCGCGTCGGGGTCGTCGGGGCCGATGAGGTGGGTTTTCCCGGTCACCGACACCCAGTCCCAGCCACGGCGGAACGTGAGTGTCGCGTGGCCGGTGGTGCGCAGCAGCTTGAGCTTGTGGGCCCCGCCGATCGCCACGAGGGCGACGCCGGGTTTGCCGGTCACGGGGTCGTCGAAGACCCCGGCGTTGACGACGGACGAGTGCACCGTCCCGTCGGCGCGGGTGGTCGAGATGGTCGCGAGGCCGTTCTCCTGCAAGGACAGCGCGCGGACGTGCTCCAGATCGGCGGTCATGCCGCACACTAACGCCGTGGTGGGTGCGCGTCTTCCCGGCTCACCCCGCACTAGGCTCGGCGCATGTTCGATGACCTCGAGTTCCCCGTGATCGTGGCGCCGATGGCGGGCGGCCCCACGACACCTCAGCTCATCGCGGCGGTCACGGCCGCGGGCGGCTTCGGCTTCCTCGCCGCGGGGTACCTGTCGGCGGAGACGCTGGAGGCGAAGATCGCCCACACCGCCGACCTGACCGGCGGGAAGTTCGGCGTGAACCTGTTCGTGCCGGGCAGCCGTTCGACCGTGGACGTCACCGCCCACCGCGAGCGGATGCTCACCGAGGCCCTGCGCTACGGCGTCGAGCCGGGCGAGCCGAGCTGGGACGACGACGAGTACCCCGCGAAGCTCGACGCGGTCGTGCGCCACCGCGTGCCGCTGGTGTCGTTCACGTTCGGCGCGCCGACTTCCGCCGAGGTGCACCGGGTCCACGAGGCGGGCGGCAAGGTGGCGGTCACCGTCACCAACCCCGACGAAGCCGACCTCGCGGCGGCTCGGGGCGCCGACGCGCTCGT
The sequence above is a segment of the Amycolatopsis sp. 2-15 genome. Coding sequences within it:
- a CDS encoding pyridoxamine 5'-phosphate oxidase family protein; protein product: MTADLEHVRALSLQENGLATISTTRADGTVHSSVVNAGVFDDPVTGKPGVALVAIGGAHKLKLLRTTGHATLTFRRGWDWVSVTGKTHLIGPDDPDAAFDPAGLPTLLRDVFKAATGTHDDWAEYDRVMAEERRVAVFVAAEKIIGNR
- the lepA gene encoding translation elongation factor 4, yielding MTAPKTFADTTFTPPELIRNFCIIAHIDHGKSTLADRMLQLTGVVEERAMRAQYLDRMDIERERGITIKAQNVRLPWQVDGQNHVLHMIDTPGHVDFTYEVSRALEACEGAVLLVDAAQGIEAQTLANLYLALENNLQIIPVLNKIDLPSADPDKYAAELAHIIGCEPTDVLRVSAKTGVGVGALLDEVVRQVPAPVGDADAPARAMIFDSVYDTYRGVVTYIRVVDGKITPREKIRMMSTGATHELLEVGIISPEPKPSKGLGVGEVGYLITGVKDVRQSKVGDTVTSERHGATEPLAGYREPKPMVYSGLYPVDGSDYPELREALEKLQLNDAALAYEPETSVALGFGFRCGFLGLLHLEITRDRLEREFGLDLISTAPNVVYRVVLEDRSEVVVTNPSDWPTGLKISEVHEPVSKVSILAPSEFVGTIMELCQSKRGVLLGMDYLSEDRVELRYNIPLAEIIFDFFDTLKSRTRGYASLDYEEAGDQVAELVKVDILLQGETVDAFSAIVHKDAAYGYGNRMATRLRELIPRQQFEVPIQAAIGSRIIARETIRAIRKDVLAKCYGGDISRKRKLLEKQKEGKKRMKTVGRVEVPQEAFVAALSTEDSGKAKK